A part of Longimicrobiaceae bacterium genomic DNA contains:
- a CDS encoding TerB family tellurite resistance protein — protein MLLNAIRSLFGSTSNAGTGEAEAPPAADPLHLAACVLLLDVAYADGEFSPSERSHLEDVLERHFGLPPEVGRRLLDLAERERQSAVDYFRFTSQLQQSYDLGQKMVLAEIMWGVVLADGKIADHEQYLARKISNLLNLPPAYLSAAKAAAAGEPT, from the coding sequence ATGCTGCTGAACGCCATCCGGTCACTATTCGGGTCGACCTCCAATGCCGGAACGGGGGAGGCGGAAGCGCCTCCTGCCGCCGACCCGCTGCACCTCGCCGCCTGCGTGTTGCTGCTGGACGTTGCGTACGCCGACGGCGAGTTCTCCCCCTCTGAGCGATCTCACCTGGAAGACGTCCTGGAGCGGCACTTCGGGCTTCCTCCGGAGGTCGGGCGCAGGTTGCTCGATCTGGCAGAGCGGGAACGGCAAAGCGCGGTGGACTACTTCCGCTTCACCTCCCAACTACAGCAGAGCTACGACCTGGGGCAGAAGATGGTGCTGGCCGAGATCATGTGGGGCGTGGTTCTCGCCGATGGAAAGATCGCGGACCACGAGCAGTACCTCGCCCGCAAGATCTCCAACCTGCTGAACCTCCCTCCGGCGTATCTGTCCGCCGCAAAGGCCGCAGCCGCGGGCGAACCGACCTGA
- a CDS encoding YdeI/OmpD-associated family protein, which translates to MQPTFFPTPDDFRRWLAQHHDSARELWVGFYKKGSGRPSITWPESIDEALCFGWIDGVRRSLDEESYVIRFTPRRQGGRWSAINTRRAEELIRGGRMQPAGLRAFEARDPEKPSGGLRGRNPPELTPEHEARFRANPEAWSHFEAQPPGYRRLVIGWVIGAKQEATRIRRLETLIQHSASGKRVRFM; encoded by the coding sequence ATGCAACCGACCTTCTTTCCGACCCCGGATGATTTTCGACGGTGGCTGGCCCAGCACCACGACTCCGCGAGAGAGCTGTGGGTCGGCTTCTATAAGAAGGGCTCGGGGCGACCCAGCATCACCTGGCCGGAATCGATCGACGAGGCCCTCTGTTTCGGGTGGATCGATGGGGTTCGGCGCTCCCTGGACGAGGAGAGCTACGTGATCCGCTTCACCCCGCGCCGCCAGGGGGGCCGCTGGAGCGCGATCAACACTCGACGCGCCGAAGAGCTCATCCGCGGCGGGCGAATGCAACCCGCTGGTCTGCGGGCTTTCGAGGCGCGCGATCCCGAGAAGCCGAGTGGCGGGCTGCGCGGTCGGAATCCGCCGGAGCTCACGCCCGAGCACGAGGCGCGCTTCAGGGCGAACCCGGAGGCCTGGAGCCACTTCGAAGCCCAGCCCCCCGGATACCGCAGGTTGGTGATCGGCTGGGTGATCGGCGCCAAGCAGGAAGCCACCCGGATCCGACGTCTCGAGACCCTCATCCAACATTCCGCGTCCGGGAAGCGCGTTCGCTTCATGTAG